AAAGGTGATCCAGCGCGCGGTCGAAGCCTTCGCCGCGCAGGTGAGGAGGCCGCAGGAGACCCGTAGAGATGCGGGCCTTCGGCGGTCTGCTCCTTGCGTCGCTGCAGTCAGTTCGCAGGCAGCCAGCGACCCCGACGTTGATCAATGCAGGGTCACGTGCGGCTCCGTGCGCCGCGTGATCAGCCGCGCCATCGTGTCCAGCGCCACCTTCGCCGGATAGTGCAACGCCAGCTGGTGCATCGCGATGCGTGAAAATCGCGTCACCGACCCGAGGACTCCGTTGTTCACCCTGGACCGCCAATCGACCGTACCCCTGGCCGCGCAGATCGAGCAGCAGCTGCGGCGGCTGCTCGGGCACGGGCAGCTCGCGGCGGGCGCTCGACTGCCGTCGGTCCGACGGCTAGCGCAGCAGCTCGGTGTCAGCCCGAACACCGTCGTCGTGGAAGCCGGCGACGAGCAGCACCGGCTCGCGCAGCAGTCCAACACGTTCGAAAGCCCCGGCGAGGCGGGGCTTTTCCCCTGGAGCCGCGTGCCCGCGGGCGTCGACGTCGACGAGCTCGTGAAAGACGCCCGGCAGCAAGGCATCCTGCTCGCCGGCGGCGCCATGTTCAGCCCGGCGAGCCGCGCTTCGCCTTGCTTGCGACTCAACGTCGTGCTGAGCCAGCACGTGCGGCTGATGCGTTACCTCGAACAGCGGCTGCACGCGCTGGCGCAAGGGCAGGGGAGTTTGCATCCACTGGCGCAGCCCGGGGCATCACCGGGTGTGTCACCGCCGGTTCGAGCCTGAACGTCGCCAGCCCGGATCCATGCTCCCTGCCCAGGACAATTCGGTCGTCGTCACCATTGCCAACGAGGCAGCGGACGCAGCCGTCGTCGCGGATGCACTCGAGGCGTTCGGCGCCACGCACGGTGTCCCGCGCGAAGCCCTTGTCGCGTTGCAGGTTTCGGTCGACGAGATCGTCAGCAACGTCATCAAGTACGCATGGAAGGATGGCGTTTATCAGATCCATGTCCGCATCACTTCCCAGACGGACGCTGTTAAAGTGGAGGTCGTCGACGACGGCGAGGCTTTCAACCCGTTCGGTGCGCCGGAAGCCCCCACATCGCAAAAGAGCTCGAAACCAAGCGCTGGAGGCATCGGCATTCACATGGTGCGGCAGCTCATGGACCAGGTCGAGTACGCCCGCAAGGGAATGCGCAATCACACGGTGTTGCTGAAGCGGTGCAGGCTGCTCCCGCCTCGCCGCTGAGAGGCGGCACGAGCATGGCGAACGACCTGACGATCGGCGAATCACGCGCCGGAAACGTGTGCGTGCTGGCGGTCAGCGGCCGCATCGACAGCGCCAACGCCGAGCAGCTCATGAGGCGCTTGAACCATGCCCTGTCCCGCGGTGAGAAGGCGGTCGTGCTCGACCTGCGCGACGTGGCCTATCTCACCAGCGCCGCCTTCCGCGTGCTGCTCGTCGCGACCGACGAGGCGGCACGGAACATGGCGCGTTTCGTGCTGTGCAGCGTGCTGGGCCAGGTGCGCGAACTGTTCGAGATGGGCGGGTTGCTCGACGCGTTCACCATCGATGCCTCGCGCGAGGAAGCGATCGCGCGGCTGAGCTGACGCCAGAGCGAGCCGATGTCACGGGCGCCGGGGCTGATCTATGGCGTCGACGAGACGCCGCCGATGGCGGTGGTCGGGTTGTCCGCGCTGCAGCACGTCGGCGTCGCGGCCATCACCCTCGTGTATCCGCTCATCCTCGCGCGTGCGGCAGGGCTCTCCGGCACCGCCCTGATCGATTTCGTCTCCGTGACGATGCTCGCCATGGGTGTCGGTACGGTGCTTCTTTGCGTTCGCTCGCGCTTCATCGGCTCCGGCTTTCTCTGTCCCGCCTGCTTCACGCAGATTTATCTCGGCCCTTCGCTATACGCGCTGAACAAGGGCGGCTTTGCACTGGTGTACGGGATGACGGTGGTGGCCGGCATTCTGCAGCTCGGCATCGCACCGCTGCTGCACCGGATGCGCGCGTTGCTTCCCACCGAGATCGCGGGGCTGGTCATCGCCATCGTCGGGCTTTCGCTCGCTTCGCTCGGTGTCCGGTACAGCCTGGGTCTCATCGAACACGGCACCGTCCAGCCGACGTACCTCATCGTTGCCGGGATTTCCGTCGTGACGATGATCGTGCTCAACGTCTGGACCAAGGGGTACCCGAAGATGTTGTGCGTCCTGATCGGCATGGTGGTCGGATACATCGCGAGCGCCGCGCTGGGAATGTTCGAGGTCGCAACGGCGGTGACCGCAGAGCTGCCCGTGGTTCGGATACCTCGGCTGCAGCACACCGGCTGGCAATTCGATGGCCTGCTCGTGGCTCCCTTCCTCGTGGTCGCGGTCGCGACGACGCTGCGGGCGATGGGCGACATCTCCAATGCGCAGCGCCTCAACGACCCGGATTGGGTCCGGCCCGGCTTTCGCTCGATGGCGGGCGGCGTCGCGAGCAACGGCATCGCCTCCGCGTTCTGCGGACTGGTGGGTACCTCCGGTGTCAACAGCTACAGCGCGTGTGTCGGCCTTTCCGGAGCGACCGGCATCACCAGCCGGGTCGTCGGCTATGCATGCGGATCGATCTTCGTGTTGTTCGCGTTCGTGCCGGCGATTGCCGCGGCCTTCGCCACCATGCCGGTTCCGGTCATGGGCGCCGCGCTCTTCTTCTCGTCGGCATTCGTCTTCACGGCGGGGCTGCAGATGATGACGGCGCGCATGCTCGACGCGCGCAAGAGCATCGTGATCGGTCTGTCCTTCGGTCTGGCGGTGATGGCCGACATCTATCGCGAAGTCTTCGCGACCGTGCCGGCCGCGCTGCAGCCGATCTTCAGCAATTCGCTCGTGCTCGGGACTGTCTGCGCCGTGCTGTTGAACCTCGTGACTCGCATCGGCATACGCCAGCGCGTCCTGCTGCGGCTCGACCCGGGGCGTATGGACCGCGACCGGGTCGAAGGCTTCTTCTCCGAACACGGCGCGCGGTGGGGCGCCCGGCACGACATCATCAGGCGGGCCACGTTCGCGGCGGTTCAGGTGCTCGAAGTCCTCGGGGACCCGCCCGCGGGCGTCGAGATCGAGGCGAGCTTCGACGAGTTCGACCTCGACGTGCGGATCCGCTACGTCGGCGCTCCGCTGCTGCTGCCCCAGCAGAAACCCACCCCGCAACAGATTATGGAAAGCGCCGACGGCGAGCGACTCCTCGCGGGCTATCTGCTGCGCCGGACCGCGGACGAGATCACCTGCAACGCCGATACGGACCGGGTCGAGATCCACCTGCACTACGATCACTAGCAGGCTGTTGACTTCTGTCGCACCGGAGCCGAAGTGCCCCCCTCTCCCGCAAGCGGGAGAGGGGGCCCATCTCCTTCAAGCCACTCTAGACGGCCGGACCGGGTCCCAGCGCAGGGCGAGCATCGTCATGTCGTCTGCTTTGGGAGCATCGCCTGTGAACCGGTCGACGGCGCTCTTGACCCGGGCGATCATCTCGGCGGGCGTGTCGCCCCCCGCGTGGCGCAGCTCGCTTTCGACGCGCGCTTCGGTATAGAAGGCCTCGTCCGAGTTCGTCGCATCCGCGATGCCATCGGTGCAGACGAAGATCGTGTCTCCAGGCCCGATGCGGACCGAGTGCGCGTC
The Piscinibacter sp. XHJ-5 DNA segment above includes these coding regions:
- a CDS encoding STAS domain-containing protein, translated to MANDLTIGESRAGNVCVLAVSGRIDSANAEQLMRRLNHALSRGEKAVVLDLRDVAYLTSAAFRVLLVATDEAARNMARFVLCSVLGQVRELFEMGGLLDAFTIDASREEAIARLS
- a CDS encoding GntR family transcriptional regulator, whose product is MFTLDRQSTVPLAAQIEQQLRRLLGHGQLAAGARLPSVRRLAQQLGVSPNTVVVEAGDEQHRLAQQSNTFESPGEAGLFPWSRVPAGVDVDELVKDARQQGILLAGGAMFSPASRASPCLRLNVVLSQHVRLMRYLEQRLHALAQGQGSLHPLAQPGASPGVSPPVRA
- a CDS encoding ATP-binding protein, with translation MLPAQDNSVVVTIANEAADAAVVADALEAFGATHGVPREALVALQVSVDEIVSNVIKYAWKDGVYQIHVRITSQTDAVKVEVVDDGEAFNPFGAPEAPTSQKSSKPSAGGIGIHMVRQLMDQVEYARKGMRNHTVLLKRCRLLPPRR
- a CDS encoding solute carrier family 23 protein → MAVVGLSALQHVGVAAITLVYPLILARAAGLSGTALIDFVSVTMLAMGVGTVLLCVRSRFIGSGFLCPACFTQIYLGPSLYALNKGGFALVYGMTVVAGILQLGIAPLLHRMRALLPTEIAGLVIAIVGLSLASLGVRYSLGLIEHGTVQPTYLIVAGISVVTMIVLNVWTKGYPKMLCVLIGMVVGYIASAALGMFEVATAVTAELPVVRIPRLQHTGWQFDGLLVAPFLVVAVATTLRAMGDISNAQRLNDPDWVRPGFRSMAGGVASNGIASAFCGLVGTSGVNSYSACVGLSGATGITSRVVGYACGSIFVLFAFVPAIAAAFATMPVPVMGAALFFSSAFVFTAGLQMMTARMLDARKSIVIGLSFGLAVMADIYREVFATVPAALQPIFSNSLVLGTVCAVLLNLVTRIGIRQRVLLRLDPGRMDRDRVEGFFSEHGARWGARHDIIRRATFAAVQVLEVLGDPPAGVEIEASFDEFDLDVRIRYVGAPLLLPQQKPTPQQIMESADGERLLAGYLLRRTADEITCNADTDRVEIHLHYDH